A genomic region of Janthinobacterium lividum contains the following coding sequences:
- the pabB gene encoding aminodeoxychorismate synthase component I: MHTDCFALLDDASTPGAGSRLYTGLAAVLQCTEGQQWPTLLWGLQEALERGQYAVSVCSYELGAHLLGMPPRATDPGAPPLAQVLVFEHCTQLSQDEVLQWLAERTPATATPAGIAGIRANVDQAQFTQALHRIHDYIVAGDTYQVNYTYRLRFDAFGSPLALYARLRARQPVPYGALVMLPDGGALLSLSPELFVRHAQGELMARPMKGTAPAAPADQVAENARRAAALAHDPKNRAENLMIVDLLRNDIGRIAATGSVKVPALFEVTRYSSVLQMTSTVQARLRDNASLADIFQALYPCGSITGAPKRRTMEIIAELEAAPRGIYTGAIGWFDPPAAGAANAVGDFCMSVPIRTLALQAAGHGGIRRGEMGVGAGIVLDSDPQEEFAECQLKARFLTELSNDFELFETLHASRAGGCRQQERHLARLAASCAYFGFVWSESAARAALQAACAARPDDAPFRLRLALRQDGQFTTQSGALTALPDTVNILLAPDATVADDLFLRHKSSVRARYDAAWRAAEAQGGFDMLFFNERGELTEGGRSNVFVRLDGRWHTPPLSCGLLPGVQRAAMLADPAWNAQETIITRPMLARAEAIVVCNALRGALPAHIIASA; this comes from the coding sequence ATGCACACCGACTGTTTCGCCCTGCTCGACGACGCCAGCACGCCCGGCGCCGGTTCGCGCCTGTACACGGGCCTGGCGGCAGTCTTGCAGTGCACCGAGGGGCAACAGTGGCCCACCCTGCTCTGGGGGCTGCAAGAGGCCTTGGAACGCGGCCAGTACGCCGTCAGCGTGTGCAGCTACGAACTGGGGGCCCACTTGCTGGGCATGCCACCGCGCGCGACAGATCCCGGCGCGCCGCCGCTGGCGCAAGTGCTCGTCTTTGAACATTGCACGCAGCTGTCGCAGGATGAGGTGCTGCAGTGGCTGGCCGAACGTACGCCGGCGACGGCAACGCCGGCCGGCATCGCCGGCATCCGCGCGAATGTCGACCAGGCGCAATTTACGCAGGCGCTGCACCGCATCCACGACTACATCGTGGCCGGCGACACCTACCAGGTCAACTACACCTATCGTTTGCGCTTCGACGCCTTCGGTTCGCCCCTGGCCCTGTATGCGCGGCTGCGTGCGCGCCAGCCCGTGCCGTATGGCGCGCTGGTGATGCTGCCCGATGGCGGCGCCCTGCTGTCGCTGTCGCCGGAGCTGTTCGTGCGCCATGCCCAGGGCGAGCTGATGGCGCGCCCCATGAAAGGCACGGCGCCGGCCGCCCCTGCGGACCAAGTAGCAGAAAACGCGCGCCGCGCCGCCGCCCTGGCCCATGATCCGAAGAACCGCGCAGAAAACCTGATGATCGTCGACCTGCTGCGCAACGACATCGGCCGCATCGCCGCCACGGGTTCCGTCAAGGTGCCGGCCCTGTTCGAGGTGACGCGCTACAGCAGCGTGCTGCAAATGACCTCCACCGTGCAGGCGCGCTTGCGCGACAACGCCAGCCTGGCCGACATCTTCCAGGCCTTGTATCCATGCGGCTCGATCACGGGCGCGCCGAAACGCCGCACCATGGAAATCATCGCCGAACTGGAAGCGGCGCCACGCGGCATCTATACGGGCGCCATCGGCTGGTTCGATCCGCCAGCCGCCGGCGCTGCCAACGCGGTGGGCGACTTCTGCATGTCCGTGCCGATCCGCACCCTGGCCCTGCAAGCGGCTGGCCATGGCGGCATCCGGCGCGGCGAGATGGGCGTGGGCGCCGGCATCGTGCTCGACAGCGACCCGCAGGAGGAATTTGCGGAGTGCCAGCTCAAGGCCCGCTTCCTGACGGAGCTGAGCAACGACTTTGAACTGTTCGAAACCCTGCACGCCAGCCGTGCCGGTGGCTGCCGCCAGCAAGAGCGCCACCTGGCGCGCCTGGCCGCCTCCTGCGCCTACTTCGGTTTTGTCTGGAGTGAAAGTGCCGCGCGTGCCGCGCTGCAGGCCGCCTGCGCGGCACGCCCGGACGATGCCCCCTTCCGCCTGCGCCTGGCGCTGCGCCAGGATGGCCAGTTCACGACGCAAAGCGGCGCGCTCACCGCCTTGCCGGACACGGTCAACATCCTGTTGGCGCCCGACGCCACCGTGGCGGACGACCTGTTCCTGCGCCACAAGAGCAGCGTGCGCGCGCGCTATGACGCGGCCTGGCGCGCGGCCGAGGCGCAAGGCGGCTTCGACATGCTGTTCTTTAACGAACGGGGCGAACTGACGGAGGGCGGGCGCAGCAATGTCTTCGTCCGGCTAGACGGCCGCTGGCATACGCCGCCCCTGTCCTGCGGCCTGCTGCCCGGCGTGCAGCGCGCGGCCATGCTGGCCGATCCCGCCTGGAACGCGCAGGAAACCATCATCACGCGCCCCATGCTGGCACGGGCCGAAGCCATTGTCGTGTGCAACGCGCTGCGCGGGGCGTTGCCGGCACATATTATCGCTAGCGCCTGA
- a CDS encoding TraB/GumN family protein: MLPLPAAFAEAPPVAQNRGALFKVQDASHTLYLFGTIHVGAPDFYPLEPTVTQALHQAGALALEIDPGADSRAALGAVLKYGMEAPGSKVPADCRQTLAPRLAPLLQKYGIPAESVAPMKPWMLASMLAIGEFSTLGYRSDLAVDNYLSQQAKARKIPVLELESMEGQMALFGAMSPADQCRFLEDGVASIEDQEQSQEAREIADAWRTADAAAFDRLAAKAATDPSFAAQFVQKVLLDGRNPALADGIAKLLAREKSSLAAIGVLHLVGTKSVPDLLRQKGLKVERVY, translated from the coding sequence TTGCTGCCGTTGCCGGCGGCCTTTGCCGAAGCACCGCCCGTGGCGCAAAACCGGGGCGCCCTGTTCAAGGTGCAGGATGCCAGCCACACCCTGTATCTGTTCGGCACCATCCACGTCGGCGCGCCCGATTTTTATCCGCTGGAACCGACGGTGACGCAGGCGCTGCACCAGGCTGGCGCGCTGGCGCTGGAGATCGATCCCGGCGCCGATTCGCGTGCCGCCCTGGGCGCCGTGCTGAAATACGGCATGGAAGCGCCGGGCAGCAAAGTGCCTGCCGACTGCCGCCAGACGCTGGCGCCGCGCCTGGCGCCGCTGTTGCAAAAATACGGCATTCCAGCCGAGTCGGTGGCGCCGATGAAACCGTGGATGCTGGCCAGCATGCTGGCCATCGGCGAATTTTCCACGCTCGGCTACCGCTCGGACCTGGCCGTTGACAATTATCTGTCGCAGCAGGCCAAGGCGCGCAAGATCCCCGTGCTGGAACTCGAGTCGATGGAAGGCCAGATGGCGCTGTTTGGCGCCATGTCGCCGGCCGACCAGTGCCGCTTCCTGGAAGACGGCGTGGCGTCGATCGAGGACCAGGAGCAAAGCCAGGAAGCGCGCGAGATCGCCGATGCCTGGCGCACGGCCGATGCCGCCGCCTTCGACAGGCTGGCCGCCAAGGCAGCGACAGACCCGTCGTTCGCAGCCCAGTTCGTGCAAAAGGTGTTGCTGGATGGCCGCAACCCGGCCCTGGCCGACGGCATCGCCAAACTCCTGGCGCGCGAAAAGTCCAGCCTGGCCGCCATTGGCGTGCTGCACCTGGTGGGAACGAAAAGCGTCCCGGATTTATTGCGTCAGAAGGGCTTGAAGGTCGAGCGGGTGTATTAA
- the slmA gene encoding nucleoid occlusion factor SlmA, with protein MASTPPGQRRLQILQALAAMLEQPKGEKITTAALAARLTVSEAALYRHFASKAQMFEGLIEFIESSVFGLINQIAEKHSDGMTQTRDIIGMLLNFAISNPGMTRVLIGDALVNEDERLQVRMNQFYDRVELALKQALRVAAAEGHGKESEVAARATLIVSFVIGRWHRYAKSGFKINPSQEAALQIAMLLG; from the coding sequence ATGGCAAGCACACCGCCGGGCCAACGCAGGCTACAAATTCTTCAGGCCCTCGCCGCAATGCTGGAGCAGCCGAAAGGCGAAAAGATCACCACTGCCGCACTGGCGGCCAGACTGACCGTGTCGGAAGCGGCCCTGTACCGCCATTTCGCCAGCAAGGCGCAAATGTTCGAAGGGCTGATCGAATTCATCGAGTCAAGCGTCTTCGGCCTGATCAACCAGATCGCGGAAAAGCACAGCGACGGCATGACGCAAACACGCGACATCATCGGCATGCTGCTCAATTTCGCCATCAGCAATCCGGGCATGACGCGCGTGCTGATCGGCGATGCGCTGGTCAATGAGGACGAGCGCCTGCAAGTGCGCATGAACCAGTTCTACGACCGCGTGGAACTGGCGCTCAAGCAAGCCTTGCGCGTGGCAGCTGCCGAAGGCCATGGCAAGGAAAGCGAAGTGGCGGCGCGCGCCACCCTGATCGTCAGCTTCGTCATCGGACGCTGGCACCGCTACGCCAAGAGCGGCTTCAAGATCAATCCATCCCAGGAAGCGGCGCTGCAAATCGCCATGCTGCTGGGGTAA
- a CDS encoding cysteine-rich CWC family protein, which yields MSQCTLCGATFQCGQLDPDAKEPCWCVALPPAVPVPGSLGVGCWCPACLQAHIATLTPPAATPAK from the coding sequence ATGAGCCAGTGCACTCTCTGCGGCGCCACCTTCCAGTGTGGCCAGCTCGATCCGGACGCCAAGGAACCCTGCTGGTGCGTGGCCCTGCCGCCGGCCGTTCCCGTGCCCGGCAGCCTCGGCGTCGGCTGCTGGTGCCCCGCCTGCCTGCAAGCCCACATCGCCACCTTGACGCCCCCGGCAGCAACGCCGGCCAAATAA
- a CDS encoding poly(3-hydroxybutyrate) depolymerase has product MPFPHLTVLPSVLLAASLLILAPGGAHAATTAKAVKPAATRDAPALPGYQADLSQTTVSGLSSGGFMAAQFAVAYSATVAGAGIIAGGPYFCSGQPGRFPYIPYLTNALTTCMNPGSAQVAPPVASELLRAANDFARARLIDDTANLKRQRVYLFSGTKDQTVTRPVVEQVGKFYALAGTPAEQIRFVDTVGAGHAIITDNNQDKACDVTASPFINDCDFVQARDILQHLYPDLQPSSTTLTGKLISFNQRAFIQNAYSSMNNTGYAYIPKACDSESCRVHVVFHGCLQTTQAIGDRFYTSTGYNQVADANKIIVLYPQAEPSPVYPYNPKGCWDFWGYTSINPIDPDFYRKSGTQMEAVKGMLDRLAARRGSR; this is encoded by the coding sequence ATGCCCTTCCCGCACCTGACCGTACTACCCTCCGTCCTGCTGGCAGCCAGCCTGCTCATCCTGGCGCCAGGCGGCGCGCACGCCGCCACGACGGCCAAAGCCGTCAAGCCCGCCGCGACCAGGGACGCCCCCGCCCTGCCCGGCTACCAGGCCGACCTGAGCCAGACCACCGTATCCGGCCTGTCCTCGGGCGGCTTCATGGCGGCGCAATTTGCCGTCGCCTACTCGGCCACGGTGGCCGGCGCAGGCATCATTGCGGGCGGCCCGTATTTCTGCTCGGGCCAGCCAGGCCGTTTCCCCTACATTCCCTACCTGACGAATGCCCTGACCACCTGCATGAATCCGGGCAGCGCGCAGGTGGCGCCACCCGTAGCCAGCGAATTGCTGCGCGCAGCGAACGATTTTGCGCGCGCCCGTCTCATCGACGACACGGCCAACCTGAAACGCCAGCGCGTATATCTGTTCAGCGGAACGAAAGACCAGACCGTGACGCGGCCGGTGGTGGAGCAGGTGGGAAAATTCTATGCATTGGCGGGCACGCCGGCCGAGCAGATCCGCTTCGTCGACACGGTCGGGGCGGGCCATGCCATCATCACGGACAACAACCAGGACAAGGCTTGCGATGTAACGGCGTCGCCCTTCATCAATGACTGCGACTTCGTGCAGGCGCGCGACATCCTGCAGCACCTGTATCCGGACCTGCAGCCCTCGTCGACCACCCTGACGGGCAAGTTGATATCCTTCAACCAGCGCGCCTTCATCCAGAACGCGTACTCGAGTATGAACAATACAGGCTACGCCTACATCCCGAAAGCCTGCGACAGCGAGAGCTGCCGCGTGCACGTGGTGTTCCACGGCTGCCTGCAAACGACGCAGGCCATCGGCGACCGTTTCTATACCAGCACCGGCTACAACCAGGTGGCGGACGCCAACAAGATCATCGTGCTGTATCCGCAGGCCGAACCGAGCCCCGTCTACCCGTACAACCCGAAAGGCTGCTGGGATTTCTGGGGCTACACCAGCATCAATCCGATCGACCCGGATTTCTACCGCAAGAGCGGCACGCAGATGGAAGCGGTCAAGGGCATGCTCGACCGCCTCGCCGCGCGCCGCGGCTCGCGCTAG
- the gabD gene encoding NADP-dependent succinate-semialdehyde dehydrogenase, whose product MLQLKDPTLLRHQAYVNGAWADADGGQTINVSNPATGEHIGTVPLMGAAETRRAIEAANAAWPAWRKKTAKERAAVLRRWHDLILENADDLALIMTTEQGKPLPEAKGEVQFGASFIEWFAEEGKRVAGDTLQSPWPDRRLVITKEPIGVCAAITPWNFPAAMITRKVGPALAAGCPMVLKPAEATPFSALALAVLAERAGVPAGVFSIVTGAPKDIGGEMTSNPIVRKLTFTGSTQVGRLLAEQCAPTIKKLSLELGGNAPFIVFDDADLDAAVEGAIASKYRNAGQTCVCANRLYVQDSVYDAFADKLVAAVAKLKVGNGIEAGVTQGPLIDAKAVAKVEEHVADALGKGGRLLAGGKRHALGNGFFEPTIIADVTNDMRVATEETFGPLAPLFRFKTDDEVIALANNTEFGLAAYFYSRDIGRIWRVAEGLETGMVGVNTGLISNEIAPFGGVKQSGLGREGSTYGIEDYLVIKYICMGGI is encoded by the coding sequence ATGCTGCAGTTGAAAGATCCTACCTTGTTGCGTCACCAGGCTTACGTGAATGGAGCCTGGGCGGATGCCGATGGTGGCCAGACGATTAATGTGAGCAATCCCGCCACGGGCGAGCATATCGGCACGGTGCCCCTGATGGGCGCAGCCGAGACGCGCCGCGCCATCGAGGCGGCCAATGCCGCCTGGCCCGCCTGGCGCAAGAAGACGGCCAAGGAGCGCGCGGCCGTGCTGCGCCGCTGGCATGACCTGATCCTGGAAAACGCCGACGACCTGGCGCTGATCATGACCACCGAGCAGGGCAAGCCCCTGCCGGAAGCGAAAGGCGAAGTGCAGTTCGGCGCCTCGTTCATCGAGTGGTTTGCGGAAGAAGGCAAGCGCGTGGCGGGCGATACCCTGCAATCGCCGTGGCCAGACCGCCGCCTGGTCATCACCAAGGAGCCGATCGGCGTATGCGCCGCCATCACGCCGTGGAACTTCCCCGCCGCCATGATCACCCGCAAAGTCGGCCCGGCCCTGGCTGCCGGCTGCCCGATGGTCCTGAAACCGGCCGAAGCGACGCCGTTTTCCGCGCTGGCGCTGGCCGTGCTGGCCGAGCGCGCAGGCGTGCCTGCGGGCGTGTTCAGCATCGTCACGGGCGCGCCGAAAGACATCGGCGGCGAAATGACGTCGAACCCCATCGTGCGCAAGCTGACGTTTACGGGTTCGACCCAGGTGGGCCGCCTGCTGGCGGAACAGTGTGCGCCGACGATCAAGAAGCTGTCGCTGGAACTGGGTGGCAATGCGCCATTCATCGTCTTCGACGACGCCGACCTGGACGCTGCCGTGGAAGGCGCCATCGCCTCGAAATACCGCAATGCGGGCCAGACTTGCGTCTGCGCCAACCGCCTGTACGTGCAGGACAGCGTGTATGACGCGTTTGCCGACAAGCTGGTAGCCGCCGTGGCCAAGCTGAAGGTCGGCAATGGCATCGAGGCGGGCGTCACGCAAGGCCCGCTGATCGACGCCAAGGCTGTCGCCAAGGTGGAAGAACACGTGGCCGACGCGCTGGGCAAGGGGGGCCGCCTGCTGGCCGGCGGCAAGCGCCATGCGCTGGGTAACGGCTTCTTCGAGCCGACCATCATCGCCGATGTGACGAACGACATGCGCGTGGCGACCGAGGAAACCTTCGGCCCGCTGGCGCCCCTGTTCCGCTTCAAGACGGACGATGAAGTGATCGCCCTGGCCAACAACACGGAATTCGGCCTGGCCGCCTACTTCTATTCGCGCGACATCGGCCGCATCTGGCGCGTGGCCGAAGGCCTGGAAACGGGCATGGTCGGCGTCAACACGGGCCTGATCTCGAACGAGATCGCGCCCTTCGGCGGCGTCAAGCAATCGGGCCTGGGCCGTGAAGGGTCGACCTACGGTATCGAAGATTATTTAGTCATTAAATACATCTGCATGGGCGGTATTTAA
- a CDS encoding pyrimidine 5'-nucleotidase, translated as MPVSHLNRSSPVWLFDLDNTLHNASHAIFPTITANMNTYIARVLGDGVTPADDAIVNAARAAYWRRYGATLLGMVKHHQVQAAHFLHETHSFDDLRAMIRAERGLGALLKRLPGRKILLTNAPLRYSSDVMRHLGLRQHFAQHIAIEAMHVHRQLRPKPSTLMLRKLMRKHQIRPGRCILVEDTLANLKGAKKLGLRTAWITQYLKMADPIGVAKLPKALNRPAYVDVKVKSVRHLARRLHRLR; from the coding sequence GTGCCTGTGTCCCATCTTAACCGCTCGTCGCCGGTCTGGCTGTTTGACCTCGACAACACGCTGCACAATGCCTCGCACGCCATCTTCCCCACCATCACGGCCAATATGAACACGTATATTGCCCGCGTGCTGGGCGATGGCGTCACGCCGGCCGACGACGCCATCGTCAATGCGGCGCGCGCGGCCTACTGGCGCCGCTACGGCGCCACCTTGCTGGGCATGGTCAAGCACCATCAGGTACAGGCAGCCCATTTTTTGCACGAGACGCATAGCTTCGACGATTTGCGCGCCATGATACGCGCCGAGCGGGGACTGGGGGCTTTACTCAAACGCCTGCCTGGCCGTAAAATTTTACTCACCAACGCGCCGCTGCGCTATTCGAGCGACGTGATGCGCCACCTGGGCTTGCGCCAACACTTTGCGCAGCATATCGCCATCGAGGCGATGCATGTGCACCGCCAGCTGCGGCCCAAGCCATCGACCCTGATGCTGCGCAAATTGATGCGCAAGCACCAGATCCGCCCTGGCCGCTGCATCCTGGTGGAAGACACCCTGGCCAACCTGAAGGGCGCGAAAAAACTGGGCCTGCGCACGGCCTGGATCACGCAATACCTGAAAATGGCGGATCCGATCGGCGTGGCGAAGTTGCCCAAGGCGTTAAATCGCCCCGCTTACGTCGATGTCAAAGTAAAATCTGTCCGGCATTTGGCACGCCGCCTTCACCGTCTGCGTTGA
- the argB gene encoding acetylglutamate kinase yields the protein MNDDLTAVSPQIKAQILAEALPYIRNFHGKTIVIKYGGNAMTDERLKHGFARDVILLKLVGMNPVVVHGGGPQIDNALKKIGKQGTFVQGMRITDEETMEVVEWVLGGEVQQDIVMLINHYGGQAVGLTGKDGGLIRARKMQMPDREHPGEFLDIGFVGEIDAINPAVVKALQDDAFIPIISPIGFGQDGQAYNINADVVAGKIAEILKAEKLIMMTNIAGVQDKQGNLVTDLSAREIDEMFADGTISGGMLPKISSALDAAKSGVNTVHIIDGRIEHSLLLEVLTEQAFGTMIRSH from the coding sequence ATGAATGACGACTTGACGGCGGTGTCGCCGCAAATCAAGGCGCAGATTCTGGCCGAGGCCCTGCCATACATCCGCAATTTTCATGGCAAGACCATCGTCATCAAGTACGGTGGCAATGCCATGACGGACGAACGCCTGAAGCACGGCTTCGCGCGCGACGTCATCCTGCTCAAGCTGGTCGGCATGAACCCGGTCGTGGTGCACGGCGGCGGACCGCAGATCGACAACGCGCTGAAAAAAATCGGCAAGCAAGGCACCTTCGTGCAAGGCATGCGCATCACCGATGAAGAAACCATGGAAGTGGTGGAGTGGGTGCTGGGCGGCGAAGTGCAGCAGGATATCGTCATGCTGATCAACCATTACGGCGGCCAGGCTGTGGGCCTGACGGGCAAGGATGGCGGCTTGATCCGCGCGCGCAAGATGCAGATGCCGGACCGCGAACATCCGGGCGAATTCCTCGACATCGGCTTTGTCGGCGAGATCGACGCGATCAACCCGGCCGTCGTCAAGGCGCTGCAGGACGACGCCTTCATTCCCATCATTTCGCCGATCGGTTTCGGCCAGGATGGCCAGGCCTACAACATCAACGCCGACGTGGTAGCGGGCAAGATCGCGGAAATCCTGAAAGCGGAAAAGCTGATCATGATGACCAACATCGCCGGCGTCCAGGACAAGCAGGGCAACCTGGTGACCGACCTGTCCGCGCGCGAAATCGACGAGATGTTCGCCGATGGCACGATCTCGGGCGGCATGCTACCGAAGATCTCGTCCGCGCTCGACGCCGCCAAGTCCGGCGTCAACACGGTGCACATCATCGACGGCCGTATCGAACACTCATTATTGCTGGAAGTGTTGACCGAGCAGGCTTTTGGTACTATGATCCGTTCGCACTAA
- a CDS encoding glutathione peroxidase gives MSKTLAQLFALTTLAASASLAMPAHAAEAATATAAPAACPAILKQTFNRLQDEAPQNLCQYAGKVVLVVNTASYCGFTNQYEGLEALYAKYGSKGLVVLGFPSNDFGKQEPGNSKEIADFCYNTYGVKFPMFAKSVVSGPAPNPLYVDLIKQTGKTPAWNFHKYLIDRHGKVVESFPSKVTPDDKKLVGAVEKALAL, from the coding sequence ATGTCCAAGACCCTTGCCCAGCTGTTTGCGCTCACCACCCTTGCCGCCAGTGCCAGCCTGGCCATGCCGGCCCATGCTGCCGAAGCCGCTACAGCTACCGCTGCTCCGGCCGCCTGCCCCGCCATCCTCAAGCAAACCTTCAACCGCCTGCAGGATGAAGCGCCGCAAAACCTGTGCCAGTACGCGGGCAAGGTGGTGCTGGTGGTGAATACGGCCAGTTATTGCGGTTTTACCAATCAATATGAAGGGCTCGAGGCGCTGTACGCCAAGTATGGCAGCAAGGGCCTGGTGGTGCTGGGTTTCCCGTCGAACGATTTCGGCAAGCAGGAACCCGGCAACAGCAAGGAAATCGCCGATTTCTGCTACAACACCTATGGCGTGAAGTTCCCCATGTTTGCGAAGTCCGTCGTCTCCGGTCCCGCGCCGAACCCGCTGTATGTGGACCTGATCAAGCAGACGGGCAAGACCCCGGCCTGGAATTTCCACAAATACCTGATCGACCGCCACGGGAAAGTGGTGGAAAGCTTCCCCAGCAAGGTGACGCCGGATGACAAGAAACTCGTCGGCGCGGTGGAAAAAGCGCTGGCGCTGTAA
- a CDS encoding DUF1428 domain-containing protein yields MAYVDGFVVPVPKAKLDAYLAMSRSCGAVWREYGALEFRECVGDDVKPGKLTSFPQAVDLQDGEVVVFSWIVYASRAKRDEINDKVMKDPRLAEMMDPAKLPFDGKRMIYGGYEMQVDL; encoded by the coding sequence ATGGCGTATGTCGATGGATTTGTGGTGCCCGTACCGAAAGCCAAGCTCGATGCCTACCTGGCCATGTCGCGCAGTTGCGGCGCCGTCTGGCGCGAGTATGGCGCGCTGGAATTTCGCGAATGCGTGGGCGACGATGTCAAGCCAGGCAAGCTGACCTCGTTCCCGCAGGCGGTGGACTTGCAGGATGGCGAAGTGGTGGTGTTTTCATGGATCGTGTATGCGTCACGCGCCAAGCGCGATGAAATCAACGACAAGGTCATGAAAGATCCGCGTCTGGCCGAGATGATGGATCCGGCCAAGCTGCCGTTCGATGGCAAGCGGATGATCTACGGCGGTTATGAAATGCAGGTGGATCTCTAG